The Leishmania braziliensis MHOM/BR/75/M2904 complete genome, chromosome 28 region ATCGCTCATCAGGTCACACATTTGCTGCCCGatctgtgcatgtgtgtgtgtgtgtgtgcatcgaTGGCTCTCGTCCTCGCTCTGTCGCGTTagccgcttttttttttatcttGCTCAGGTATGGCGCATTTgttgccgcctccacccttTCACACCTGCGTTACGCTTCCTCACGAGCCATCCGTCGTGACGGTGGAGGACCGTGCACTCCTGTACAGGAGGGTGGGGAACTCACAACAACCCTGGGGGGTGCCCGCGCGAGGATTATGTACAAGAGaactctctttttgttttttttttacatTGCTGCCGGCAGAACGACATAAGAGGAGGTGCGTCACTTCTCCCAAACCCTGCAGTGCAAGTGGTTATCTGCAGAACAGGAAGTGAGGCTGACGCTTTctctctacccccccccccccccacacacacacacacgcacacacacgaacgcCGTAGTCCTCtgtcgtcttctctctccctctcgctttgTTACCTAACAGGCGCTGCGCTCCGTTTGGGCGCCCttcaccccctttttccttccgCTCCTGCTGTGGCTTATTATGGCGCCTTCTCGTTCGGTGTGTTGTTTGCCCAGCAGGTAGTCCCACGTGTCGCTCTCACGCGTTGctgtttcctctttcctcctcccctgcccACCTACTCTGGGTGCAACAAGGTgagaacagcagcacacatcCGCAACAATGCCTCAATCGAAAGGTCACGAAGCAAGGCGCGaccacagcaacaacgaaAAGAAACGACGTGCTGGTCACTGACCTCACCAGTCGGCGTTGTGTTACACTCGCTGCTGTGTGCTAGGGTAAGCGGTAGTGACGCAAGGATGCACGGCAGGAGTAGTGCTACAGTGGAAGAGAGATCCACCGGGAGGgacaagagaaggggagagttGTCTGTAGACTGACACGTGTCTGGCGCCATCCGTCTCCCCATCACCACCCGTTGCTGCTCACCGTTATTCACTCGGTGCAGATGTAGTGGCATGGGTAGGGGTACACGAGGCTTCCATCTTCAGTGTGCGAGTGTGTTGTTGCTCTGCTGTGCCATCCACACAGCGATGCAAGAAACAAACAAGTGCTGAAGCAAAACTAGCGGTTCCGCACGAAAGTCGATGCCTACCCGCCCTCCTCTACACTCACGttttaccccctccccccttctctctgcgtctctttCTTATGCACTtggccctcccccccccccccgcctgcCTTCGCACGCTCACCGCACGGCACGGCCATCACTTAACATGTCAATTTAGTTAGCCGAAAGGGGAAACAGGCGAGTCCAGTCCTTCTTTTTCTGCCCCTTTACTCTTTTGGTTTTGTCGAACAGAATTCCGCACTTTTGCTCTCCCCGCTCTCCTCGACGATGGTCGCTCTCACACCCTGAAAGACGCACGGCAATACCGTCTCTTGCGATACCTTCAGccttgcctctcttttccttttcgcctCTCATCTCTTCaagccccccaccccacccggAGGCCTCTACGCTCTCGAGGAAGACCCGCAATGTGGCCCctgaagagaagagaaaaaagggagccCACGCAGGCATACCGTACATGAGGAGCTGTGTAAAGATTTGCAAAGCGGAGCACATGCCGCAGCGGGCCTCCCGTCCAGACCACCTCGCAGGGTACCCTCCGTCGATAACGCAAGGTAACTGCCTGCACGCCTGAAATCCGAGTGGCTGAGGAAGATGAGGctgaaaaagaaagcgaagtCCAATAGAGCAGCGCATGTGTGTCTCGTATTTCAACCGCCTCCTTCGCGTTTCGGTTGGCTCACATATGTGTTGTTTGTCCTGGGGCCCCATGTCTATGCTCTCTCGTTGTGtggtatgcgtgtgtgcctgtgtgtgtgtgtgcttccttttccttccttcgTATTCCTCTCCTTTGACTCACGcatcttcctctttttttttttgttccccccccccacttcGCTCACTCGCCCTGCGCGTGTTCGGAGTGATCATCTTCACCTCTACCGTACTTCGCCATCAATGCACTCCGCTAAGGTGCGGTACCATCAAATAAAAGCGATACAAAACGCCCAGcgcttcgttttcttttcgtgGCGCTGGGGAGTACACGTATCAAACTTTCATTGTCGTTGCGCTTCTCCCCCACAATAGCTGCAATGCAGGCAACGAGCACAGACATCTTCGTGCCTTGAATGAGATGTGGCGTTTCCCTTTCTAACATCTTCTACGTTTCATCGCTTGGCTTCATGCCAGCAGGGTTGTCGTTGCTTTCTTGCCTGCCGTGTGCCTCAGCGTTTGTTTTTTTCCGCTGTCGAGACGTGCGAAATGAGAGCCTGGCGTATCGCGCACGGACAAGGCGCCCAGAGGTCGGAGGACCAGGGAGGGGTCGGCGTGCAGGGTGCCGTACCGGGTGAGCCCtagcgtgtgtgtctgcgagGCGTGGGATGCAGGCAAGGTACAGGGCCTCAGTGGGCCCTGACCTGGGGCTGgcccacttcctcctcgagcgcatctcacccggccctcgcccAGACCACGCCCTGCGACCCGCACGGCAGCACGGCAGCACGCAGCCGAAGGAGGAGCAAGGCaagggcggggcggggcgcGTTAGGCGCATGGCCCGCTGCGACGGCAGGACGGCTCGTCCTGGGGGGCCAGGGCTACGCCGCAGTGCGACTCAATAGTGCGGGTGAGCTGCGGTTGCATGCGCATGTATGCCGACTTGTTTAGTGTCTCAATGTAGCGGTGAACAAGTAGCGGGCGCTGGTGCAAACTGCTCCAGTGGGGCTCTTCTTGAGATGCTCGTTTCTGTGTCATCTCACCCCGTGCCTGTGGTCTCTGTCCCGCTGTAAGCGCATGTGCGTAGCACCATTAACCTCATCCTGGTGCAGACATCAGCCCAGTCATCCTTCATTCCTTTTCACTACATGTGCTCACTGTACtggtcgctctctctctctctccctccgtGGGCCATCGACCCTTCTTCCTCACTGCCGGTTCTACGCTCTCCTTCGGTGGGGGCGGGCGGACTGAACGAGTCGCCGCCAGACTGaactcttttctctgccttttGTGTTGTTTTTTATCGTTGTTTTTGCATATTGCGGTGTCCCTCTGCCgagcgcagcgcctcgacgTCTGCGGCCACAGCGGCTTCTTTCCTACGCCCCCCCCGCGCCGGTCTTGTGGCTGCTCGTCATCTCTCCCTTTGGCCTGGTTGCTTCTCGGTATTGAGGTGGCACGATGACGTCAATCAGCACAGTGGTCCAGGTGTACTTCAAGTGTGCCCACTTGTTGGACAAGGATATAACCTCGAAATCCGACCCCTACGCGATGCTGTTCGAGACCACAGATGGCGGCAAGGTCTGCGTGGGACGCACAGAGGTAATCAAGAACAATCTCAACCCTGATTTCAAGACCTCCATCTCGGTGAACTACTACTTCGAGATCCGCCAGACCATGCGCGTAGAGGTGTGGGACAGTGACAAGCACAAGTCCGATGATCTGCTAGGTGTTGCGGAGTTCACATTGGCTCATCTGATATCATCGCGTGGCTCCACGCTGACGCTCAGTCTGGGGGGCAAGAGCACCGTGACGCTGACTGCGTCGTATGTCGGGTCGCAGCGGGGCACCGTTGGCGTGAGCTTCAGTGGTCGAAACCTGAAGAAGATGGACTTGTTCGGCAAGTCGGACCCGTACTTTATTCTGAGCCGCCTTCTGCCTAGCGGCCAGCGCTCCACCGTCTACAAGAGCGAGGTGATCAAGAACTCACTGAATCCGCAGTGGAGGCCGACGCCGCCGATGGATCTGGTGGACCTCTGCGGTGGCGACGTCGTCTCCCCGTGCATCCACTTCGAGTGTTTCGACCAAGACCTGGGTACTGACGAGCCAATGGGCAGCTTTGTGATCACCGGTGAGCACCTACTTGCTGCAGGCGGGAAGGAGTTTGAGCTGACGCTtgagaagaaggggaagcggAAGTCGTACGGGTTTATCGCCGTGGACCGGTGCGACTACGTGAAAAGCTACAGCTTTTTGGAGTATGTACAAGCTGGCATGAGTATTAACATTGCCTTCTCCATCGACTTTACGGGGTCGAACGGGGCCCCGAGTGACCCGCGCTCGTTGCACTTCTGCAGTCCGTACCACCCTAGCAGCTATGTGCGTGCGATGCTGGCTGTGAGCAACGTTGTGCAGGAGTACGACAGCGACCGGATGTTCCCCGTGTACGGATTTGGTGCCGTGGCGCCCTTCACAAACGGCACGAGCCACTTCTTCCCGCTGAGTGGAAACCCCGCGAACGCCTACCTGAACGGGATGCAGGCGGTTGTGGACACGTACGCTCGGCTGTTGCCCATGCTGCAGTTCAGCGGACCCACCAACTTTGCGCCGACTATTCGGACGATCGCTACCGGTGCGCGGCAGGCTCGCGGCGTGTACACGATTCTGCTAATCCTCACGGACGGCGCCATCACAGACATGCAGGATACAATCGACGCGATTGTTGCCGCAGATGACGTGCCGCTGTCAATTGTGATCATTGGCATTGGGCACGCCGACTTCAGCTCGATGGAGCAGCTCGACGGTGATGGTAGTGTTCTTCGGGATCGCAGCAAACGACCGGCGCGTCGTGACTTGGTGCAGTTTGTGCCATTTAATTCGTTCGAGGGGAAGGACCCTGCAAGGCTTGCGGCTGCAGTGTTGATGGAGGTTCCGAAGCAGATGGAGGCGTGGGGACGCATTGTGCAGGCCACCCCAGGTCGCTTGTAAGGCGTATGCTACATGAGTCTCGGATGTGCGTTGCGCAGTGTTTGTCCTCTCGCGATCGTTTTCGTGtgtctcttccttctctgaCAGTGCGCCTGTTGGAATTTTCTCTGCGCggttgtgtgtatgtgtgtggcaGGGGTCTACACACGCTGCACGCATGGCCGTTCAGAGCTCTTTTATGTTACCGCACTAAATGCGCACTTGTGCATCGTTGCAAAGGCGTCCATGTGTGTCTGTACTCGGGGGGTGCCTTGCTCGCTAATGACATCGAAAGAGTTGCAAACAGGAAGCATGATTGGGAAAGTTTGCGTGAAGAGACACGTGTGCCTGCACTGGCGCATCTCCCCAAATGTTTTAGGAGAGGCGCCAGTGCAGCAACCGGTACAACGTCGATGTCGGGCCTAGCTGTAGCTATGCACCACCTGAGTCTCTTTCAGAGTGACCTCCTCTTTTGATGGTTGGTCGGGCGACCGTGACGCCGCGTCGCCTTACCGTTGCCAAGGGTGTTGTGTCTACTCAGTGAGGCTCCCGCTCTTCCATCTTCCCGTCTTTACCTTCCTTCACGTTATCCCTCTCCTGTGAACGACGTCACACGACATCAAACCATACCCGCCCCctattttctctctcgctctcgctcccGCTTCCTCCCCTACCCATACGAGCATACGAAGGGTATTAGTGTAACACCGCTCTCaagtcgctctctctcctcttttgctctcttgCCTTCGGAGCCTTCGGtacaccccctcctcctcttgacGCCGCTGATATCGAACACAAAACGGTGGGCGCCTCTCCTTCAGGGCTGTGAGGGTTTCTCAATTTCGTGCATTACTCCACGCGGCTTCCTCCCCCACTTTTGAGGGTTGATTGTTCGAGTTGCTCGCTTATCTTGTGCTCCCCTTAAGCGACACTTGAACACTCGCCCttcctccgccccccccccctctctctctctctttctccttctccgtcgGTCTCGAACGAATTAGGGCACATCTGCGTGACTACTGTACCGCCGTTccgctccccaccccctcctcattTGTGGTTTCATCGCTCATCTCCTCGTCACCccgtctcttttcttctctttctgtgcttctaaaagaggaaaaagacgGAGCGATGAAAATGATGATGCGCAAAGACAGCCTAACGCTGGTGGGCGTGTGCCT contains the following coding sequences:
- a CDS encoding copine i-like protein, coding for MTSISTVVQVYFKCAHLLDKDITSKSDPYAMLFETTDGGKVCVGRTEVIKNNLNPDFKTSISVNYYFEIRQTMRVEVWDSDKHKSDDLLGVAEFTLAHLISSRGSTLTLSLGGKSTVTLTASYVGSQRGTVGVSFSGRNLKKMDLFGKSDPYFILSRLLPSGQRSTVYKSEVIKNSLNPQWRPTPPMDLVDLCGGDVVSPCIHFECFDQDLGTDEPMGSFVITGEHLLAAGGKEFELTLEKKGKRKSYGFIAVDRCDYVKSYSFLEYVQAGMSINIAFSIDFTGSNGAPSDPRSLHFCSPYHPSSYVRAMLAVSNVVQEYDSDRMFPVYGFGAVAPFTNGTSHFFPLSGNPANAYLNGMQAVVDTYARLLPMLQFSGPTNFAPTIRTIATGARQARGVYTILLILTDGAITDMQDTIDAIVAADDVPLSIVIIGIGHADFSSMEQLDGDGSVLRDRSKRPARRDLVQFVPFNSFEGKDPARLAAAVLMEVPKQMEAWGRIVQATPGRL